The following are from one region of the Pleurodeles waltl isolate 20211129_DDA chromosome 4_1, aPleWal1.hap1.20221129, whole genome shotgun sequence genome:
- the XXYLT1 gene encoding xyloside xylosyltransferase 1, with product MTTQRVLASLMARLSNMRSYQCALLLVAALAVCAFYYFGAERENFSSTTKRIKENQVAQATSSDLELSFSDGRLGGSNIDGSRTPSKTKGLDTSNRGMATDYHLLMMFTKVERNQGLREKFQVAISSLVKYAKFEASEVLNLHFLTDDPSKEVGKMVLRELLQGVPFKYKVIFHDVSAFTEKLFPIVEAMQKHFSAGSGTYYSDSIFFLSVAMHRIMPKEIPRIIQLDLDLKYKANIRELFEEFDNFMHTAVIGIAQEMQPVYRHTFWQFRRENPKTKVGDPPPEGLPGFNSGVMLLNLDAMRQSRLYNQLLEPKVVSHLAEKYHFKGHLGDQDFFTMIGMEHPELFHVLECVWNRQLCTWWRDHGYSDIFDLYNRCDGHIKILHGNCNTPIPEE from the coding sequence ATGACCACACAACGTGTGCTAGCTTCCCTGATGGCCAGACTCAGCAACATGAGGTCTTACCAATGTGCTCTGCTGTTAGTTGCAGCGTTGGCAGTGTGCGCTTTCTATTACTTTGGAGCTGAGAGGGAGAATTTCTCCAGCACCACCAAGAGGATAAAAGAGAACCAGGTCGCCCAGGCCACCAGCTCTGATTTAGAActttccttctctgatgggaggcTGGGGGGCAGCAACATCGATGGAAGCCGTACCCCTTCCAAGACCAAGGGTTTGGACACCAGCAACAGGGGCATGGCTACGGATTACCATCTGCTTATGATGTTCACCAAGGTGGAGAGAAACCAGGGACTCAGGGAGAAGTTCCAAGTGGCTATCAGCTCACTGGTCAAATATGCCAAATTCGAAGCCAGTGAAGTGCTCAATCTGCACTTCCTAACCGATGACCCCAGCAAAGAAGTAGGAAAGATGGTCTTGAGAGAGCTCCTGCAGGGAGTGCCCTTCAAGTACAAAGTCATATTTCATGATGTAAGTGCCTTCACTGAAAAACTGTTTCCTATTGTCGAAGCAATGCAAAAGCACTTTAGTGCTGGATCAGGAACCTACTACAGTGATTCCATCTTCTTCCTATCTGTGGCAATGCATCGGATAATGCCTAAGGAAATTCCTCGGATAATTCAGCTAGATCTAGATCTTAAGTACAAAGCTAACATTAGGGAGCTGTTTGAAGAATTTGATAATTTTATGCACACAGCTGTCATTGGAATAGCCCAGGAAATGCAACCTGTATACCGGCACACTTTTTGGCAGTTTCGCAGAGAAAATCCTAAAACTAAAGTTGGTGACCCTCCTCCTGAGGGTTTGCCTGGTTTTAATAGTGGAGTTATGCTGCTGAACCTGGATGCCATGCGCCAATCAAGACTCTACAATCAGTTGCTAGAACCGAAAGTGGTGAGCCATTTGGCGGAAAAATACCATTTCAAGGGCCATTTAGGAGACCAGGACTTCTTTACCATGATTGGTATGGAACACCCAGAGCTCTTCCATGTTTTAGAATGTGTTTGGAACAGACAGCTTTGTACTTGGTGGCGGGATCACGGATACAGTGATATATTTGATTTGTACAATAGGTGCGACGGTCATATCAAAATTCTTCATGGAAACTGTAACACGCCAATTCCAGAAGAATAG